The nucleotide sequence ACGATCAGCTACGAGGACCAGAAGCCTATGGGTATTTTGCAGAGTGATTATTGGGAAACAGATGAAGTGATCAAATTCATCATGGATAAAAGTCACCGCACCAACCCAAAAGTGATTTTCGATAAAGATCCAGCCAAGCTCGTCGAAAGATTGATAAAGATGATTGAGGAAGATAAGAAGAAAAACTATACCTATAAAAATGATGATGGGATAGGGGGAAAGGGGGAGAGGATATTGTAGAAAATAAAAGTAGGCACTCTCCTGAGCACACATAATCGCCTGCTGGCGATTTGCTCCGCTCGGAGCCAAGCTCCTGCGCGAGGCTCAGTCAAGTGCCTACTTTTATTTTCTAGATTATTCTCTCGCTAGGTTTGACCATCTAAAATATAAAATACGCTTGAGGGAGACTTGCGAGCGCGACGGCGCGAGCACGAGGAAAATCCTAGCAAGGATTTATCCGTACTCCCGAGAGCGTATTTTATATTTTTAGACTGTCTGTTTGACTATGCGAGCGAAACTTTCTGGGACAAACTGAGCCAAGTCAGCTAGGATCTTGCGGTCAATGGTGATGCCTTTCTTTTTGAGGGCAGACATAAATTTACTATAGGAAAGTTTTTGGTCTGCAAAAGCAGGAGAACGGAGAGCGGCATTGATTTGGACATTCCAGAGTCGGCGAAAATCGCCTTTTTTGTCACGTCGGTGAGCGAAAGCGCTGTTGCCGGCATGGGCGATAGCCTCGATGGCCATTTTCTCCTTTGTACTACGTCCAAAACGGTAACCTTTTACTTGTTTGAGAACATTTCGTCTGGTTTTGAGGGCGCTTACGCCACCTTTTACGCGTGTCATGGGTTTATTTTAAGTTTTTATAAATTTTTAATAAATATTTCTATCTTTATTCCGTTTTACTCATCCCGTATTACTTTTTTAGTGATTTGGCATAAAACGACTCTTTGACTTCATGGTCATGACAAAAGGTGTCGAGCGCTTCTTGTTGAGCTGGCTGCGGCGGGATTCCTTGGCATTGAAATGGTCTTGACCAGGCTTGCGGGCAGTGATCTTGCCATTTTTAGTCATTTTAAGACGCTTTGTGTATGATTTATTGGTTTTCATTATTTTTTGAGCCTTTTTAGGCTTTTTCGATGAGGACGCTAAGCCCTTTTGGACTCTTGGTTATCGGGACGGCTATCTTAAATTCTTCAGTGACG is from Candidatus Paceibacterota bacterium and encodes:
- the rplT gene encoding 50S ribosomal protein L20, whose amino-acid sequence is MTRVKGGVSALKTRRNVLKQVKGYRFGRSTKEKMAIEAIAHAGNSAFAHRRDKKGDFRRLWNVQINAALRSPAFADQKLSYSKFMSALKKKGITIDRKILADLAQFVPESFARIVKQTV
- a CDS encoding 50S ribosomal protein L35, translating into MKTNKSYTKRLKMTKNGKITARKPGQDHFNAKESRRSQLNKKRSTPFVMTMKSKSRFMPNH